In Cystobacter ferrugineus, the following are encoded in one genomic region:
- a CDS encoding styrene monooxygenase/indole monooxygenase family protein, whose protein sequence is MANIAIVGAGQAGLFLGFGLLEDGHEVTLFSDQTPDAILHGRLPSGMGLFEDAVKKEAALGLTFWEDVMTRGEGAILELINPDGSVGLHIAPPVPRPHRSVDQRLKNSRWMRELERRGASVRVVPLANPEQLDAHVAGFDLVVVATGKGALSTLFPRDARRSPFDRPQRHITCFLVKNFRPELRSGTIRVLPGLGEVIITPFYSRENLKARILLIEGIPGGPLDYLSRALSGRELLEECKQTLFKLLPGQLEDLREAELSSEQCWLRGTITPTVREPVGRLASGRAVLGLGDALLLHDPLAAQGGNNATHMADFYRTRIREHAGRPFTAEWMQRTFDDFWLSYGQYAMGVTAGLLMPPAPHQQAVLVSAHQVPEVAAALIDGLYDPRTLFPWFVDPAVTRDFLQAKGVPPALLEQFWNPPSRETGH, encoded by the coding sequence ATGGCGAACATCGCGATCGTTGGCGCGGGTCAGGCCGGGCTCTTCCTCGGCTTTGGCCTGCTCGAGGACGGACACGAAGTCACCCTGTTCTCGGACCAGACTCCCGACGCGATCCTCCATGGTCGGCTCCCCTCGGGCATGGGGCTCTTCGAGGACGCGGTGAAGAAGGAAGCCGCGCTGGGGCTCACCTTCTGGGAAGACGTGATGACGCGGGGGGAAGGCGCCATCCTCGAGCTGATCAACCCCGATGGCTCGGTCGGATTGCACATCGCCCCGCCCGTCCCACGGCCTCATCGCAGCGTGGATCAACGGCTGAAGAACTCACGGTGGATGCGGGAACTGGAGCGCCGCGGTGCGTCGGTTCGCGTCGTTCCCCTGGCGAATCCGGAGCAGCTCGATGCGCACGTGGCTGGCTTCGACCTCGTGGTGGTCGCCACCGGCAAGGGCGCTCTCTCCACCCTGTTCCCGCGAGATGCGAGGCGGAGCCCCTTCGACAGGCCCCAGCGCCACATCACCTGCTTCCTCGTGAAGAACTTCCGGCCCGAGCTGCGCAGCGGGACCATCCGGGTCCTGCCAGGCCTGGGAGAGGTGATCATCACCCCGTTCTACAGCCGGGAGAACCTCAAGGCGCGCATCCTCCTCATCGAGGGCATTCCGGGAGGGCCGCTCGACTATCTCTCGCGGGCGCTGTCGGGCCGCGAGCTGCTGGAGGAGTGCAAGCAGACCCTCTTCAAATTGCTCCCCGGGCAGCTCGAGGACCTGCGGGAGGCGGAGCTGTCCTCCGAGCAGTGCTGGCTTCGCGGCACCATCACGCCCACCGTTCGCGAGCCGGTGGGCCGGTTGGCCTCGGGTAGGGCGGTGCTCGGCCTGGGCGATGCCCTCCTGCTGCATGATCCGCTGGCCGCTCAAGGCGGCAACAACGCGACCCACATGGCGGACTTCTACCGGACCCGCATCCGCGAGCACGCCGGGCGGCCCTTCACCGCGGAGTGGATGCAGCGGACCTTCGATGACTTCTGGCTCTCTTATGGCCAATACGCCATGGGCGTGACGGCTGGCCTGCTCATGCCTCCAGCGCCCCACCAGCAGGCGGTGCTCGTCTCGGCGCACCAGGTGCCCGAGGTGGCCGCGGCGCTGATCGATGGCCTGTACGATCCCAGGACCCTCTTCCCCTGGTTCGTGGACCCCGCCGTCACCCGCGACTTCCTGCAGGCAAAGGGCGTCCCACCGGCGCTGCTGGAGCAGTTCTGGAATCCGCCGTCACGCGAGACCGGCCACTGA
- a CDS encoding lanthionine synthetase C family protein, whose translation MTALFDPERHQPLAGTAWDATAARAAIERIVQETREAFTPDGLWPIHPNDEEADDPPGPQTSLYFGAAGVIWALDHLAREGAVSPGPSFAEHLPDVQSRSRRLFESEAWRRMLGSGWQTRSWLLGDSGILFTRWKTAPSEPVLSALADTLAENTEDPALELMWGAPGTMLAALALYRASGSARWADLYRAGARALEASFQWDESLGADIWTQTLYGSRAQYLGPVHGFAGNAFALLQGRDLLEPGQWASLSSRFVRTLEVTAIRGAQGINWAPRTGARPPEAPLLVQHCHGAPGMVTALSALEAPIDELLLGAGELTWAAGPLAKGANLCHGTAGNAHAFLKLFQRTGDGEWLERARCFAMHAILQSEAEAAQLGRRRYSLWTGDLGLACFLWECIRASARFPTMDVL comes from the coding sequence ATGACTGCGTTGTTCGATCCGGAGCGTCATCAACCGTTGGCCGGCACTGCGTGGGACGCCACCGCCGCTCGCGCCGCCATCGAACGAATCGTCCAGGAGACGCGCGAGGCGTTCACGCCAGACGGCCTGTGGCCCATCCATCCCAACGACGAAGAGGCCGATGACCCTCCCGGCCCGCAGACCTCCCTCTATTTCGGCGCGGCGGGCGTCATCTGGGCACTGGACCATCTCGCGCGCGAGGGCGCGGTGAGCCCCGGCCCCTCGTTCGCCGAGCACCTTCCCGACGTCCAGAGCCGGAGCCGGCGGCTGTTCGAGTCCGAGGCGTGGCGCAGGATGCTGGGGTCCGGCTGGCAGACACGCTCATGGCTCCTGGGAGACTCGGGCATCCTCTTCACCCGGTGGAAGACGGCGCCGTCCGAGCCGGTCCTGTCCGCCCTGGCCGACACCCTCGCGGAGAACACGGAAGATCCGGCCCTGGAGCTGATGTGGGGAGCGCCGGGGACGATGCTGGCGGCACTGGCGCTCTACCGGGCCAGCGGCTCGGCACGCTGGGCGGACCTCTACCGCGCTGGCGCACGAGCGCTGGAGGCGTCCTTTCAATGGGACGAAAGCCTCGGCGCGGATATCTGGACGCAGACCCTGTACGGGAGTCGCGCGCAATACCTGGGACCGGTGCATGGATTCGCCGGCAACGCCTTCGCCTTGCTCCAGGGGCGAGATCTGCTGGAACCCGGGCAATGGGCATCGCTGTCCTCGCGCTTCGTGAGGACCCTGGAAGTGACCGCGATCCGGGGCGCCCAGGGAATCAATTGGGCCCCCCGCACCGGCGCGCGGCCTCCCGAAGCGCCGCTACTGGTGCAGCACTGCCACGGCGCTCCCGGCATGGTGACGGCCTTGTCGGCCCTGGAGGCGCCGATCGACGAGCTGCTGCTCGGAGCGGGTGAGCTGACCTGGGCCGCGGGCCCACTGGCCAAGGGTGCCAACCTCTGCCACGGCACCGCCGGAAATGCCCATGCCTTCCTCAAGCTCTTCCAGCGGACCGGTGACGGCGAGTGGCTCGAGCGAGCACGTTGCTTCGCCATGCACGCCATCCTGCAGAGCGAGGCCGAGGCGGCCCAGCTGGGACGCCGCCGCTACTCCCTATGGACCGGAGACCTCGGCCTCGCCTGCTTCCTCTGGGAATGCATCCGCGCGAGCGCGAGATTCCCCACCATGGACGTCCTGTGA
- a CDS encoding M12 family metallopeptidase produces the protein MFNRAMRHTAFLALGLLSTACGDQAATEHESELENDAVYNSQYPKGQSFQVQLAGLKEPVTAVLKGDHAFVGDQVIGQVSGTQVLSVDKQVLLTLDGEARVRAMGSGIVNANGQKWPGGVIPYEIDPAASAATRTAFEGAKADYHAKTSIRFVPRTNQADYVRIITGDGCWSYVGKIGGRQDLSLGNGCGVNPARHELGHAVGLAHEQVRQDRDNWVTVNAGGSQNAIDWGSAGTPIGAYDFESMMHYRNYFVNGRWDYVPKNGFPPEWVGNDRVNTFTAGDLGAIRAIYGGTTTTGVCFYSDIDYKGASFCATSDSSWVGVEWNDRISSVKVSPGFEFTLFNDINFGGSGLGCGCDVPNLVTHNFNDLTSSFRIKRK, from the coding sequence ATGTTCAATCGTGCAATGCGTCACACGGCTTTTCTTGCCTTGGGTTTGTTGAGCACCGCGTGTGGAGATCAGGCGGCAACGGAGCACGAGAGCGAGTTGGAAAACGACGCCGTGTACAACTCACAGTACCCGAAAGGCCAGTCCTTCCAGGTGCAGCTGGCCGGTCTGAAGGAGCCCGTCACGGCGGTGCTCAAGGGCGACCATGCCTTTGTCGGCGACCAGGTGATCGGCCAGGTCTCTGGCACGCAGGTGCTCAGCGTGGACAAGCAGGTGCTGTTGACGCTGGATGGTGAAGCGCGAGTCAGGGCCATGGGCTCTGGCATCGTCAACGCCAACGGCCAGAAGTGGCCAGGTGGGGTGATTCCGTACGAGATCGATCCCGCCGCGTCGGCGGCAACGCGTACGGCCTTCGAGGGCGCCAAGGCCGACTACCACGCGAAGACCTCCATCCGCTTTGTTCCCCGAACCAACCAGGCCGATTACGTTCGGATCATCACCGGTGACGGATGCTGGAGCTACGTCGGCAAGATCGGCGGACGGCAGGACTTGTCGCTGGGCAACGGCTGCGGTGTGAACCCCGCCCGGCACGAACTCGGCCATGCTGTCGGACTGGCGCACGAGCAGGTGCGTCAAGACCGCGATAACTGGGTCACCGTCAACGCGGGCGGCAGCCAGAACGCCATCGACTGGGGGTCGGCGGGCACGCCCATCGGAGCGTATGACTTCGAGTCGATGATGCACTACCGCAACTACTTCGTGAATGGCCGTTGGGATTACGTTCCCAAGAATGGCTTTCCGCCGGAGTGGGTTGGCAACGATCGCGTCAACACCTTTACCGCTGGCGACCTCGGGGCCATTCGTGCCATCTACGGTGGCACGACGACCACCGGAGTCTGCTTCTACTCTGACATCGACTACAAGGGAGCGAGCTTCTGCGCGACCAGCGACAGCTCTTGGGTCGGAGTGGAGTGGAACGACCGCATCTCCTCGGTCAAGGTGAGCCCTGGCTTCGAGTTCACCTTGTTCAACGACATCAATTTCGGCGGAAGTGGTCTGGGGTGTGGTTGTGACGTCCCGAACCTGGTGACGCACAACTTCAACGATCTCACCTCTTCGTTCCGGATCAAGCGGAAGTAG
- a CDS encoding Hsp20/alpha crystallin family protein, which produces MSLIRRNNNDRGLVQNRGVDPFEVMRDFLQWDPFRELSRGVAGGAVTGFLPSFEVKETKNSYVFKADLPGVKQEDLNISLTGNRLTISGQRNEEKKDEGETHFVYERGFGSFSRSFSLPEGIDAEHVQADLKDGVLNVVVPKKPEVQPKRILIKGAHEGDTKANA; this is translated from the coding sequence ATGTCGCTCATTCGTCGGAACAACAATGACCGGGGTCTCGTCCAGAACCGTGGTGTGGACCCGTTCGAGGTGATGAGGGACTTCCTGCAGTGGGATCCCTTCCGTGAGCTGTCCCGTGGCGTGGCCGGTGGAGCCGTGACGGGCTTCCTCCCCTCCTTCGAAGTGAAGGAGACGAAGAACTCGTATGTCTTCAAGGCGGACCTCCCCGGGGTCAAACAGGAGGACCTCAACATCTCCCTCACCGGCAACCGGCTGACCATCTCCGGCCAACGCAACGAGGAGAAGAAGGACGAGGGTGAAACGCACTTCGTCTACGAGCGCGGCTTCGGCTCCTTCTCGCGCTCCTTCTCCCTGCCCGAGGGCATCGACGCGGAGCACGTCCAGGCCGACCTCAAGGATGGCGTCCTGAACGTGGTGGTGCCCAAGAAGCCGGAGGTACAGCCCAAGCGCATCCTCATCAAGGGCGCGCACGAGGGTGACACGAAGGCGAATGCGTAG
- a CDS encoding AraC family transcriptional regulator, whose protein sequence is METLIEIAAVIARHVSKDGFHATPIERLTLARSSTVTLPMPSVYRPQLCLVAQGHKEVTLGDRVFRYAPGRYGIVVHDLPVTGHVVEATPDKPYLCLFLDFDPVMLGELALRVPPPGASCPPIGMTVSDVGTDLLDAVLRLLRLLDDPAALPILGPLAEQEILYRLLAGPDGARMRHITSSQGRVAQVGRAIGWIGKNFREGFRIERLAAEVGMSPSSLHEHFRAVTAMTPLQFQKQLRLQEARSLMLVDDIDVTTAALRVGYESPSQFSREYRRHFGEPPARDIARLRASMALAQA, encoded by the coding sequence ATGGAAACACTGATCGAAATCGCGGCCGTGATTGCCCGGCACGTCTCGAAGGATGGCTTCCACGCCACCCCCATCGAACGTCTGACGCTTGCTCGATCCTCCACGGTGACACTGCCGATGCCGAGTGTGTACCGGCCGCAGCTGTGCCTCGTCGCGCAGGGGCACAAGGAAGTCACGCTGGGCGACCGCGTGTTCAGATATGCACCGGGGCGCTATGGGATCGTGGTCCACGACCTGCCAGTGACAGGTCATGTGGTCGAGGCGACGCCTGACAAGCCCTATCTCTGCCTGTTCCTCGATTTCGATCCGGTCATGCTGGGGGAGTTGGCGTTACGCGTGCCGCCGCCGGGAGCGTCCTGCCCGCCAATAGGCATGACGGTGTCCGACGTCGGCACCGATCTGCTCGACGCCGTGCTGCGCCTGCTGCGCCTGCTCGACGATCCGGCAGCGCTGCCCATACTCGGGCCGCTGGCCGAGCAGGAAATTCTCTATCGCCTGCTCGCCGGCCCGGACGGCGCCAGGATGCGCCACATCACCTCCAGCCAGGGGCGGGTGGCCCAGGTTGGCCGCGCCATCGGCTGGATCGGGAAGAACTTCCGGGAAGGGTTCAGGATCGAGCGGCTTGCGGCGGAAGTAGGCATGAGTCCGTCGAGCCTGCACGAACACTTTCGCGCCGTGACGGCGATGACGCCGCTGCAATTCCAGAAGCAGCTCAGGCTGCAGGAGGCGCGCAGCCTCATGCTGGTCGATGACATCGACGTCACCACTGCCGCCCTCCGCGTGGGTTACGAAAGCCCGTCACAGTTCAGCCGCGAATATCGCCGCCACTTTGGAGAGCCCCCGGCGCGCGACATAGCCCGCTTGCGCGCTTCGATGGCCTTGGCGCAAGCCTAG
- a CDS encoding HD domain-containing protein — translation MHTKAAPSFALLQDRRTLPLIEAYFELHHLKQLYRQGWLRVGIPRETCESVAEHSFFVALLCLFLADSYFPEADASKLVRMALLHDVGEARAGDITPHDGVSREEKQRREREAVERIFSELPRGADYLALWEEYEQGASFEARLVRQVDRLEMGLQATVYEHQGAGDLSQFFASVHKVLETPELQALLAELETLRPAR, via the coding sequence ATGCACACCAAGGCCGCTCCCTCCTTCGCGCTGCTCCAAGACCGACGCACCCTGCCCCTCATCGAGGCCTACTTCGAGCTGCACCACCTCAAACAACTCTACCGCCAGGGCTGGCTGCGCGTGGGCATCCCCCGGGAGACCTGTGAGAGCGTGGCCGAGCACTCCTTCTTCGTGGCGCTCCTGTGCCTGTTCCTCGCCGACAGCTACTTTCCCGAGGCCGATGCCTCGAAGCTGGTGCGCATGGCGCTCCTGCACGACGTGGGCGAAGCACGCGCCGGAGACATCACCCCCCATGACGGCGTGAGCCGTGAGGAGAAGCAGCGGCGCGAGCGCGAGGCCGTGGAGCGCATCTTCTCCGAGCTGCCCCGCGGCGCCGACTACCTCGCCCTGTGGGAGGAGTACGAGCAGGGCGCCTCCTTCGAGGCCCGGCTCGTGCGCCAGGTGGACCGGCTGGAGATGGGCCTGCAGGCCACCGTCTACGAGCACCAGGGCGCCGGTGACCTGTCTCAGTTCTTCGCCTCGGTGCACAAGGTGCTGGAGACGCCCGAACTCCAAGCACTGCTCGCCGAGCTGGAGACCCTGCGGCCCGCGCGCTGA